The genomic DNA TGCCGGCCGTCGCGTGAAAAGCGCAAGTAGGTGTTGCCTTCGCGCCCATTCGGCGCGACAGGTTGGCGCTTCAAGCCATCGAGTGATAGCAGGTAGGTATTCTCGTAGTCGGCATACGCGATACTGTTGCCGTCCGGCACAAAGGCCGCCGTGAGCACACCGCGCGGCGCCTCCGGGATGCGCAGTTGCGTCACCGTACCTGTCGGCGCGGAGATCCAGATCGTCTGGCTGACCATGTTCTTCATGAGCAGCGAGCGCCCATCGCTGGACCATTGCAGGATGCGGAACACGTCGCCGCCCAGCGCACGCAGTTCCGGCTCGGCATTTGGCGGTAGATCGGGCCGCGGCCCGCTTATCAGCCACGTCTTCAGGCCGCCAGCTTCCTCGACGTTGACCGCAATCACGCCGCCGCCCGGGGCCGCTGCGACCATCAGCGGCGATCGGACCCAGCGGTGGGACGACCAGCGCAGCGGGTCGCGCCCGGTTTCATTGACCGTCCAGAGATCGTACGCGCCATCACGGTTCGAGAAAAAGGCCAGCCGATGGCCGGACGGACGGCGCGCGACGCGCAGCGTGGCAGTGGCATTTACGGTCTGGCGCGCCCTCACGGTGACGATAATCTGCGTGTCCTCATAACCTTCGCTGTGCAAAACGATTTCGTGCTCGCCAGGCTCCAGATCGCGCACCGTCAGCGGCGTATGCCCGCGCGGTTCGCCGTTCACCAGCACGTTGGCGCCGGGCGGCGCCGACGTGACGAACAGCACCCCGCCGCCTGGCTGGGTGTCCGCCCCGCAGGCACCAAGCAAAATGAGCGCTCCAAGCCAGAGAATCAAGCGCCACGGTGGCTTCAACATAGGTGCGACAGCTCTAAAGAACTCTTTTCCTAAAATTTGGACTTTGGGCTTGACTTCCGCAACTGTTTAACATATACTTACATTCAATTGAATAGCGCCGAATCCTCTTCGGAGGAACGGGGGATCCATTACCGGGGTGAATCACGGATGTTTCGTGTAGGGTTCTTCTCCTGACCCAAACCCGACAGCTAACCTCGTAGGCGTATCTAGGGGAAAGCCGTTACCCAGAGCGACTTTCTCTGGGTTTTTGTTTTATTAGGGAGCCCTCTTCCCGTTTTCTCCTCCTTTTGGTAGAGGGGCAAGGAGGGTCAGGTTGCCCTCCTTGCTCCCTCGACCAGACCCTGGTCGTCACGCCTTTTCGAGTTGTTTGTCGCGCTCCTTGAACTCGTCGTACACCCGCTGCAGGCTCGCCTTTAGGCGCTGTTCGGATCGCGCCCGATCATCCACATCAATCGGGAAACCGTCAAGTGACTTGACCTTCGAGACGACATCTTTGCGACTCATGCCGGCTGCGTAGTACGCGCCCACCGTGTCGACGAGTGCGCGGATATACGTATCGAGTTGCGCCAGCGTCTCCGTCGTCGCCAGGTTGCCGTGTCCCGGCACAATCACCGCCGGCTTGAGCGTCGCGATGCGCTCGAGCGCAGCCAGCCACTGCTGGCTGTTGGCATCGCCGAGATTGGGGTACGCGCCCTCGATGACCACGTCGCCGGCAAACAGCACGCCCTCCTCCGGCACATGCACCAGCTGCGTTCCGGACGTGTGGCCGCCAACATGGATAATGCGAACGGTGAAGTCGTCGAGGTGCAGCGACATCTCGTCCACGGCCCCGATGGTCGGGCGCGGCATCGGCAGGCTCTCCAATTCCAGAGCCACCGCCGGCTGCGTGCTGCGGAACGACTCGATCAGGCGTGTACGGAACGTCGCGTCATACTTTTCCAGCATCACATGCGCCGCGTGCCGGTGCGCGATGACCTGCGCCTCCGGAAATGCCCAGTTGCCGAGCGCATGACCCAGGTGGTGATCCGTGTTGATGATGTAGATGGGCCGCTGTGTGCTCATGTGCTGGACGGCGTCGCGCAAGGCGCGCGCATCGTCCGGTAGCAGCGGGCTATCGACCAGCACCGGTCCGCGCGGGGTCACGATCATACCGAGGTTCGTCTTGCGACTGTCCCGGAACACATAGCAGTGAGCGGAGATTCTTTCCATAGATGCTCCTTATGCGCGGGCGGGCTAGCGCCCGCCGGCTTCCGCTACGGCGGTCGCGTGCGGCTCGACCGCCGCGTGCATTGATTGCGATCCGCGCACAATCGCCTCCTGCCGGGGCAGGAACAACGTGCAGATGGCCGAGACCAGCGGCAGCACCGACAGCAGCAACATGCTCGGCGTCAGCCCGAACCGTTCCGCCACATAGCCGGTCACGGCGTTGCCAAGCCCGCCCGTCGCAAACACGAAGCCGAGCGTCAATCCCGAGGCGATGCCGGCGTTGCGCGGGAACAGTTCCTGGCCCATGACCAGCATCGGCGGCCATGACGCGCCCGTCGCAAAGCCCAGCAGGGCCGCTGACAGGTAGATGTTGACGGTGTGCACCCCAAAGAACGCATACATGGTTGGGGCCGTCAGCAGCAACGACAGCACCATCACGGTTCGGCCGCCGATACGGTCGCTGAGAAAGCCGCCGGTCAGCGAGCCGATCGCCAGGCACGCAAAAATCACAAACGACAGATTGCTCACCTCAGCCACGGTCAGGCCGTATTCGGGCTGGGTGAAGAACGGCGGTACATACAACGACACCGACGATTGCGACCACGCCCGCAGCGTCATGGCCGTCAGCAGGGCGAACACCGCAATGCGTGAGAAGGCCGGGTTCAACGCGATCTTGCGATTGACCTGCGCCATGGTCGGGCGCGCGACCGGGTAGCGTCCCAGCACATAGGCCAGCACGACGGACAGCACCAGGCCGATGATCGCCATCACGGCCGTGCCATGCAGCCCCCAACCCGACACCGAAATCAGCGACCCGACATCGAACCCGTCGAGGATCGCCTTGGCGACGAGCGGCCCCACCGCAAAACCGACGTTGCCACCCAGCATAAAGATCGCCACGCCCGCCGTCTTGCGGTCGCCGCTGGCACGATTGGCGCTTGACGCGCTCGGTGGATGAAACGCCGCCGCCCCAAATCCGGCCAGCGGTGCGACCAGCAACAGGGTCGTAAAGTCGCCCAGGTAACCGATTACGCCTTGGAACAGCGCCATCCAGAACACGCCGCCGGCGGCCAGCCAGCGGCCCCCGTGGCGGTCCGCGATATAGCCGAAGATCGGCTGCGACACCGATGAGCAGATCGAATACAACGCCGACACCAGGCCAACCTGCTCAAGCGATAGCGACAGGCCCGTGCGCAGGAAGAAGAACACGATCGGCATTGCGCCCGAGTACAGATCGCAGGCGAAATGACCAAGCGTCAGGCTCCACAGCGCCGGATTGGTCAACAGTTTGCGCATTCCCGTTCCCCGTTACCGCAAGTTCTCGACGGCCATTTGCACGGCGCGCGCAAGGTCGCTGCCGGGCGCCACGCCGCCCTGGGCCATTTCTGGCTGCCCGCCGCCGCGTCCGCCAAACGCCGCGCTCACCTCGCGCAGCAGGCGGCCCATATCGCCCGGCGCGTTCGCTGCGCGCGCAAAGATCAGTCCCGGCTTCTCGCCCGCCACGGCAAACAGCACGACCGTGCCCGGCTTCGCTTTGAGCCGCATCGCCAACAACCGCGCATCCTCGGTCGCGCGGTCGGAAAAGACCTGCGCGACGACGCGCGTGCCGTTGTGCTCCGCCGCCGCCGCCCAGAGCCGTTCGGCCTCGAACACGGTCAACTGGCCCTTCGCGAAGTTCAACTGGCGGCGTAGATCCTTGTTCTCGTCGGCGATACCCTGCACTTTGCCTGCCAGTTCCGAATCCTTCACAGTGAACTGGGAAGCCATGGCCTGCAGGGCCTGGCTCTTCCAGCCATAGTCGCGCAGCGCGCGCATGCCGCAGGTGAACTCAATGCGCTGCTCGTTCCCGCGCCGCTCGGCGCGCAGCACCTTAATCATGCCGACGGCGCCGGTCGTCGGGACGTGCGTACCCCCGCACGCCGACCAGTCGAAATCCTTGATCTCGACCACGCGTATTTTCTGATGCTTGGCGGCCGGCGGCCTGCGCAGTGGTAGACGCGCCAACTCCTCGTCGTCGACGAAGCGGGCCATGACCGGCCGGTCTTCCTGTGCGATCTGGTTTGCCAGTTCCTCGGCCTGCGCGTGCTGCTCGGGCGTCAGCACGCGCGCCAGATCCAGCGTGCAGTTGGCCTCGGTCATGTGCACCGAAACGGTCTCGGCATGACACGCCTGGTAGAACGCCTGCGAGAGGATGTGCTGCCCCGTATGCTGCTGCGTCAGGTCGTGCCGGCGCTCCCAGAGCACGTGTCCGCGCACCGGTCCCGGCGCGAGCGCCCGGTCGAGCAAATGGACATTGTCCCCGTTGGCGTCCTGCACGCTTAACACTTGAGCCGTTGCCTGTCCGTCGCTCAGCGTGCCCGTATCGTACAGTTGCCCGCCGCCCTCGGCGTAGAATGCGGTGCGGTCCAGCACGGCGGCGAACTGCGCGCCGCGCGCCTCCAGCGACAAAAGTTGTGCATCGAATGTACGCACGGTCGGGTCGGAGTAATAGATGCGTTCGGTCATCACGTCTCTTTCAAGCGGTGCGCCGCGCCACGCGGAACGGCGGTCACGGCCATACTCGACAACACACGCCCCCGGCGCGACTCGAACGCGCAACCTGCGGATTAGCATCCACCATTAGGTTTCCCTAACGAGCATCATGCGCCCTTGGTGGCTGGACTATCTCTTCGCCTTCGGGCATTGACCCGTTCAGGCGTCTCGCGTATAGTCTCTGAGGAGTCCATTTATCTGCTATGCGAGGAACCATTTGCGCGTCGTGCCGTCGAGAAACAGGCAGGTCAAGGGCATCAGGTCATTTGGCGCATATACAGATTTGTAAGGTTCCCTGCTGGTTACCCATGACGTTATCCGCCGCGCTTTTTCGCCGTCACGCATGCGCTCCCGCGCTTCGTTGTGGCGGCGACGGCTCTTAGGGCGTCCCAGCATATAGCGAGATTTCGCCGTGCGCATTTCGGCGCGGGCGCTCCGTTAAAAGTCCGTTGCTCTATCCTTTGAGCTACGGGGGCAATACGGAACAATTATAGCCGCAATCAATGCGCTACTCAAGCGCCTTGCGGCTTTGCGGCCGCGCCCGTATAATCCGCCCTATGGACTACACTACCGCAGCCGCGCCGGGCGCGTACGTACAGCTAATCGGCGCCGACGACCGGCGCTTTTTTGTGCGCCTGATGCCCGGCCAGTCGTTTCATACCCACCACGGCTTCATCAAGCACGACCAGATTGTCGGCACGCCCTATGGCGGCACCGTGTTCACCCACAACGGGCACCCGTACATCGTGCTGCAGCCGTCACTATTTGACCTGATCATGCGCGTCAAGCGCAACACGGCGATCGTATACCCCAAGGAGATTGGGTACATCTTGCTGAAGATCAACGCCGTGAACGGGGCGCGCATCGTGGAGGCCGGCACCGGCAGTGGCGCGCTGTCGCTGGCACTGGCCACCTCCATTGCGCCCGAGGGGCGCCTTTACACCTACGAAGAACGCGTCGAGATGCAGAACCTGGCGCGCAAGAACCTCGAAAACGCCGGCGTGGCCGGCAACGTGACGATGAAACTGCGCAATATCGTCGAGGGCTTCGACGAAACTGGCGTCGATGCCGTGTTCCTCGACGTGCGCGAGCCGCAGGACTTCCTGGGTCAGGCGCGCGCCGCGCTCAAGGGCGGCGGATTCTTCGGCTCCATTGTGCCGACCACGAACCAGGTCTCCAATTTGCTCACCGGCTTGCAGGCAGGCGGCTGGATGCACATCGAGGTCGAGGAAATCCTGATGCGCTCATACAAGCTTGTGCCCGAACGGCTGCGGCCCGAAGACCGCATGATCGGCCACACCGGCTTTCTGGTCTTTGCGCGCAAGGTGGACCCGTCGCCCCCGCCGCCGCCGCGCCCGCCCGCGCCGGTCGAGCAGGCCGCTCCGGTCGAGCCGGTTGACGACGAAATGCCTGGCGAGGAGCCTGTGCCGTTCAGCGAGGAGACAGATGCCGGAACCGACGCATGAGTTGGTGAGCGTGTACGTCGCGCAGGGCCACCTCGAAGCCGAAGTGGTGCGCGGGCGGCTTGAATCTGAGGGGGTACCGGCGATGCTTTCGTACGAGTCGCTAGGACTCGTTTACGGGCTAACGCTGGACGGTCTCGGACAGGTGCACGTCCGCGTGCCCGGTGCATTTGCAGCGCGCGCGCGGGCCATCCTGGCCACCCCGCCCGACCCCGGCGACGCCGACACCGAAACAGAACCCCCTTCGACCTGACGGGCCGACAGGGGCGGCGTTATCGGTACCGGTGTTCCGAATTGACCGAAGCGTATTGCGGCTCGCGGAGCTACGCCGGCAGTTTCACACTGAACCGCGGGTCCTGCGAAGTCATCAGTCGCAGGCCGGCCCGCAGATCGGTCTGCGGTGACCACCCCAGCACGTCACGCGCGCGCGAAATATCGGCCACTAACCGAGACACCCCGCCGCTCTCACCCGGCCGCTCGATGCGGTGCGCATCACGGCCCAGCACCGACTCAATGGTCGAGACGAGTTGCGCCACCGATGTTTCCTGCCCGCTCCCCACGTTGACGACCACCCGGTTCAGTTGCGGTCGTTCGGCCGCCGCGCGCAGTGCGTGCACTACGTCGTCGATGTACACAAAGTCGCGCGACTGCACGCCGCCGCCGTAAACGATCAGCGAACCGCCGCCCTGCACCTGCCGGAGGAAGCGCGGAATCACTGGCGCATGCGCCGGCGGCAGCGGCTGCCCGGGCCCATAGGCGTTGAAAATGCGCAGAATGACCGTTTCGATCTTCCACAGTGCGCCAATCGCGAGCACGTACTGTTCGGCGGCGAGCTTGCTGACCGCATACGGCGTTTGCGGGTTGACCGACATCGCCTCGGAGACCGGCTGCTGCGGCTGCTCGCCGTAGATCGCGCCTGAGGACGCCAGCACGACGCGCTTGACGCCGGCGTCGCGCACGGCGGCCATCAGGCTCACCGTGCCGCCGACGTTCACCTCGTTGTACTCCACCGGATACAGCACCGACTCCGGCACCGAAACGCGCGCCGCCAGATGCACCACGCAATCCACGCCGTTGAGCAGCGTCCACAGCTTCGGGATGTCACGCACGTCGCCGCGCGTAAACAGCACACGCGGATCGAGCACCTGCCGCTCGCCGCCCGCGCTCAGATCGTCGATCGCGCGCACCTGGTGGCCCTGCGCGACGAGGAAATTAGCGAGCGCCGAGCCGATAAAGCCGGTGCCGCCTGTGACCAGAAAGTTCATGCGTTAGTGATTTCCTTTAGGTTCCGGCTCGTTGAATTTCAATCGCCAAACAGGTCGTCGACGTCCTTCCGGACCTGGGCCTGCCGCTCCGCGCGGGTCAGATCGCCCATTGCTTTGTAGAAGTCGCTGTCGTATTTGCGCGTGCGAATTTGAATCGGCATCGGCACCGCGTGCCCGATCAGCAGCACTTCCTGCTTCGTGTCGAGGCTTTCCAGCGCGCCGCGCAGGGTGCTGCGCCCGCTCGCACCGGTAAACACGGCGTCGATGTCGTGCTCGTCGGTCAGCTTGCCCGTCACGCGCGTGCCGAGCTGCGACATCACTTCCGCATCGATGCCGCTCGGGCGCTGATCAATGACCATCAGCGTCACGCGGTATTTGCGCAGCTCGCGGGCAATGGTGCCAAAGATCGTCTGGCGCGCTACGCCGGGATTAAGGAACTTGTGCGCTTCCTCGATCGTAATGACCAGCGGGTGCGCCTCGCCGCCGCCTTCGGTTGCCTGCTCGTGCTCCTCGGCCAGCTTGACGTACTGCTCGCGCACGCGCCGTGTGATGATGTTGGACACCAGCATGTAGTCGAGCACGCTGTTGAACTTGCCGAATTGCAGCACGACGTGCTCTTTGCGCTTGAAATGCTCCAGCATCATGTCTATCGTGGAAAACTCGGCCAGCGGCGAGATATACTCCTGCCGCGCGATGCGCTTCAGATTGCGCTGGAGCGCGGTGAGCGTGCCCTCGTGCGCGTTGTTCTGCTTGCAGAACTCCTGGGCTTCCTCCACCGACATATCCAGCAGGTGTGACAGCCATGCGTCGCGGAAGCGGTCGCGCAGCAGGCCGATGGTCGCCTCCGCCGTTGCGCGCAGGTTAAGCTCCTCGGCCAGCAGCAGCACATCCTCCGGCTCAATCTGGTTCAGCCCGATCTTGAGGACGCCATCCACGCTGCGCCCGCGCTTGCGCGTGCTGGCCTCGTCAAGCGAGTACGTGTGGATGGCCGTTCCGAATAGCTCGCGCAGCCCCTTGACGCGCACGCCGTCCTCCGACTCTTTGCCGTAGGCGTACTCATCGTGCATGTCAAAGATCAGGTTCGACGCAATCTGCGACTTGACGATGCCGCACAGCAGCAGGCGCGCCAGGAACGACTTGCCGGTACCCGACTGGCCGAAAATGCCGTTGGAGCGCTGCACCCACTTGGTCAGGTCGAGGCAGATCGGGATATCCATCGTCAGCGGCGTGCCCATCTCGAAGTGCGTGTTGTCCGGCTCGCCGAACACGGTGTGGAAGTCGAACTCATTCGCCTCGCGCAGCGCGGCGAAGTGCATCGGGATCGTGCGCACCGGCTCGATGCCCGCTTCGCTCAGGTCGCGGGTCATGTCGAGCATCAACTGCGGCTTGATCTGCACGGTCGCATAGGTCGACGTGCCATCCAGCGCGCGGCGCACAAACGTGCTCGCGTCGCGCGGGGGATCCGCGGCGATCCGCATGTCCGAGGCGCGCAGGCTCATGTCGGCGATCAGGCAGAAGAAGCGGTGGCGCTCGCCTTCCGCCACGACAAACGAGCCGATCCGCAGCCCCTCGGTCGAGGTGCCGGGGTTCAGCCGTACGGTCAGGCCCTGGTTGAATGCACCCTCGGTGACGACACCGATTGGCTTGCTTTCATCTGGCGTGTTCGACATGAGTAAAGGTTCCCGGTCGATAAGTCTATCGTCTACCGCGCTGCCGAGCAAATCACGCGCCTAGCGCAAGAGCGTCAGGATCAGCCGCGCCGCCTCGCGCGCCGCCTCGGGCCGGCCCAACGCGTACGCCCGTTGGCTCAGTGCCGCCAACTCGGTTCCCGCATCAGCCAGCAGCCGTTGCAACAGGCCGCCGAGCTCCTGCGCGGGATTCTTCATGAAGTAGCCGGCAGCATGCGCCATGACGTAATTGACGTTGCCTTCCTCCTGCCCGGGCACGAAACCGCTAATCAGGATCGGCAGTCCGCAGACGAGCGCCTCGCTCAGCGTTGACGGTCCGGCCTTGGTCACGATCAGATCGGAGGCGCGCATCAGTTGCGGCATGTTGCGCACAAAGCCAGAGATGTGCGTCGTGCCACGCCAGGCGTAGGCTCGCAGCCGCTCCTCCAGCGCCTTGTTGCGCCCGGCGACGATCAGCTTCTGCAGGCCGGGCACCGCTTCATCCACGGCATAGGCCATGGCATCGAGCGCGCCCATGCCCTCGCCGCCGCCGACCAGCAGCAACGTTGGCATGTCGCTGACGCCGAGCGTGGCGCGCACCTCGCGGCGCGTCACATAACGATTCATCGAGAACGCCCGGTGCACCGGCAACCCCGTGACGTGGATCTTGTCCGGCGCGGTCCCGGCCGCCAGCGCCCCCGCGCGCAGTTCCTCCGACGGCAACAAGCATATGTCGGCTTCGGGTGTGAACCAAAGCGGATGCGCGCTGGCAAAATCGGTGACCATCGTGGCATACGGCACGCCCGGAAAGTCGCGCCGCAACACCCGTAGCGCTGCGTACTGGAATACGGGATGCGTGCAGATTACCAGGTCGGGCCGGTGCTCCGCGAACAGGCGCTTAATGCCGCGACCGGTGAACGTCGGAATGAGGTGATGGCTGGCCAGCCGGCCAAGACGCCGCCCACACAGCAGGTTGTACCCAAAGGTCCAGAAGCCCGGCGCGTTGTTGACCGTTGGCAAATACAGCTTGGGTACCTGGGTGATCGGCCACGAGAAGTAGCGGAACAGATCCACGACGGTGACATGCGTTTGCCCGGCGTCTTGCAGAGCCTCATTGAGCGCTTCGGATACGCTACGGTGCCCGCCGCCCGTGTCGGCCGTCAGGATGACGATATGTGGAAGGTTGGTCGTCACGTTCACGACTCGCCTGGGTGGTTTATCGAGCTGTCGCGCCCGCGCACGGCGCAGAACACGGCCACGCCCAGGCCGCACAGCGCCACAAGCACGGTTACGCTTGGAATGCCGATCTGGTCGGCCAGCGCGCTCAGAAAGATCAGCGGCAGAATGACGACCAGGCTCGTCACAGTATACAGCAGCGCGAAAACGCGGCCGCGCAGCGCGCTCGGCGAACGGTCCTGCAAGCTCGTCTGCGCCGGAATGGCGATCATCGCGATGCTGATGCCCAGCACCAGCGCCAGCCCCATCACGATCGGAAGATAGCTCAGACCTTGCAGCAGTTCGGCCACGTGCGCCGATTCCGACGACCAGCCAACCAGTGCCATGCCGGCCAGTGCCGCGCTCAGGCCGATTTCCCCAATAATCGAGACCCGATCGCGCTTCATATCGTGCCCGAAGCGGCCGATCAGGTAGGTGCTCAGCAGCATACCGGCGCCGGCCGGCGCAAAGATATAGATGGCGTCTTCGGGCGCCAGTCCGAGCACGCGGCTCGCGAAGCCGGGGCCGATCGTGACCAGCACCATGACCAGCATTGATACCATCGTCAAGTGCAAGATGGGAATGTAGATCGCGACGTTGCGGCGCACGAACCGCCAGCCCTCGCGAATATCGCGCACGGTCTGGCCCGGCGTCGCCACGCGATCCGGGTGATACGGGCGCGTATCCTTGGGCAGGAACAATACCAGTACCGCCGCCAGCAAGTACATGACCGCCGCCAGCGAAAACGCCAGGTCGATGCCGCGCGTCGGGCCAAAACTATTGCCGAACTTGAGCACCAACGGAAAGAGCACCACGAGACCAACCAACTGCGCGCCGGTCATCGTCAGGTTGAACAGCGCGTTGGCGCTGATCAGCGACTCGCGCTCAACTGTCGCCGGGATGGCGGCTAACTCGGCCGGCGCAAAGAACTGGCCGATGGCCGAGATCGCAAACGTCACCGCATAGATGACCGTAAGCGCGGGCCAGTCACTCAACACGTGGAAGGCAAACAGGTAGCCCAGCGTGAGCACGACACGCAGCGCGTTGCTGGCGATCAGGATCAGGCGGTTGGAGACGCGATCGACCACGACCCCGGCGAGGATGCTCAATATCGCGGCCGGGAGCGTGAAGGCCAGCACCATCATGGCAATCTGGCCGCTCGAGCGCGTCAGCGTCTCGATCAGGACGATCTGCACCAAATTGGAGCCGTTCTGCGCGATCTGCGAGAAGACCTGCGCCAGCCAGAGCCGCAGGAAGTTGTGATTACGCAGGACGGGGCCGAAACCGCGCGCGGGCGACGACATAGGGTACGACGGGCCGGGCGTCAGGCTTCCGGCTCGGCGGGGGGCGCCAGCAGGGCTTCAAGCTGGCCGGCGGGTGTTTCCGGCCCGCGGCTGATAAACTTCTTGACGCGCTTCTCGAAATCGCGGCGCGCCAGCAGCACACGCCGGCCGCACGTCTCACATTTCATGCCGATGTCCGCGCCAATGCGGACGACCCGCCAGGTCGTACCGCCGCACGGGTGCGTCTTCCGCAGTTGCACAACATCATCCATGCGGATGTCGGTCATCATAGCGCAGATTATACACGACCTCACTGCTTGTAGCCGAACCTGCGCAGCAACCCCTTGCGCCACGCGATGCCGGCCTCATCCTCAACGCCCTTCGAGGCAAAACCGTCGATGACGCCGGCGATGCCGCGCCCCTGCGCCGTCTCGGCGATCAGCACCTCGACCGGGTTGGCGGTCGCGCAGAAGACGCGACAGACTTCCGGCACCAACTTGACGGCGTTGAGCACGTTCAGCGGGAAATAGCCCTCGGCGAGGAAGATGATGAACGAGTGACCCGCCGCCAGCGCCTGCGCGTTGCGCTTCGCCAGGTCGATCATCGCATCGTCGGTGCCGCTCCAGCGGATCAGGCACGCCCCGGACGCCTCGCAGAACGCCAGCCCGAACCTGATGCCCGGTACGGCGTTGACGAGCGCCTCGTGCAGATCCTCCACGGTCTTGATGAAATGCGACTGGCCGAGAATGAAGTTGATCGCTTCGGGCTTGTCGATCGAAATAGTTGTCAGTTGCATAATGTCCTCTTCAATGTCAGATGCACTGTTTGCCGATGGATCAAATCCACCACAAAGACACAGAGGCACAAAGAATAACTGGTTTTCTCTGTGCCTCTGTGTCTCTGTGGTAAGTCGGAGTTCTGCGCTACGGCATATTCGACGGGCCGCGTGCGCTGTACGTCCGGTCAATCGCGGTACGTATATCGACGGCTGGCTTGCCCGCCTTGATGTAGCGCATCGCGTCCTGCGTGATATCGACGCAGATCTCGCAGCCAAGCGCGTGGTTGTCAAAGTCGAAACTGCCGTCGGCGTTCGCGCCCTTGATATAGCAGTCGTAGTTGTTCTTGTGCCCGAGCGGCCCGCAGCCACAGTAGCACGGCACGTTCTTCAGCGCGTCGGGATTGGCCATCGCGAAGCGGTACGCGTCGCGCGTGCGAGCGGGCGCCGTGGCAATTGTTTTAGACAACGACGACTCGTGGCCCATGTGCAATTGCGCCTGCGAGTTCTGCGCCGGCGCACAGGACGCCGACAGCAACACGGGGAAGATTACCACGAGAGTTGCCAGCAGGGAGAGTAGGCGGTACTTCATATCATCGCTCCATCACAGGATCGGCGCCATCGTGACGCCGATCCTATGATGGAGCATCCCGCCAATTGCCTGAAGGGTCAAACGTACTACCCGCGACATGACAAATGACTCGCGAATGGCGAGAAATCCCAAATCCCAATTTCCAAGCCTCAACAACTCCCGGAGCCGGTGATTGTGCTGATGTCCGTGCAAAGCGTGGACTCTGCCTCATAGTCCGACCAATTCATCTTCGTACAAAATATCATCCAGCGTCCGCACGAGGAAGTCGGCGTCGTCCTTCGTGAACACGAGCGGCGGCTTGATCTTCAAGACGTTGTGGTACGGCCCGTCGGTGCTCAGCAGGATGCCGCGCTCCTTCATCCGATTTGCCACATACGACGCCTCGCGGTCGGCCGGTTCCAACGTCTCGCGGCTGC from Chloroflexota bacterium includes the following:
- a CDS encoding tRNA (adenine-N1)-methyltransferase, which translates into the protein MDYTTAAAPGAYVQLIGADDRRFFVRLMPGQSFHTHHGFIKHDQIVGTPYGGTVFTHNGHPYIVLQPSLFDLIMRVKRNTAIVYPKEIGYILLKINAVNGARIVEAGTGSGALSLALATSIAPEGRLYTYEERVEMQNLARKNLENAGVAGNVTMKLRNIVEGFDETGVDAVFLDVREPQDFLGQARAALKGGGFFGSIVPTTNQVSNLLTGLQAGGWMHIEVEEILMRSYKLVPERLRPEDRMIGHTGFLVFARKVDPSPPPPPRPPAPVEQAAPVEPVDDEMPGEEPVPFSEETDAGTDA
- a CDS encoding MFS transporter, producing the protein MRKLLTNPALWSLTLGHFACDLYSGAMPIVFFFLRTGLSLSLEQVGLVSALYSICSSVSQPIFGYIADRHGGRWLAAGGVFWMALFQGVIGYLGDFTTLLLVAPLAGFGAAAFHPPSASSANRASGDRKTAGVAIFMLGGNVGFAVGPLVAKAILDGFDVGSLISVSGWGLHGTAVMAIIGLVLSVVLAYVLGRYPVARPTMAQVNRKIALNPAFSRIAVFALLTAMTLRAWSQSSVSLYVPPFFTQPEYGLTVAEVSNLSFVIFACLAIGSLTGGFLSDRIGGRTVMVLSLLLTAPTMYAFFGVHTVNIYLSAALLGFATGASWPPMLVMGQELFPRNAGIASGLTLGFVFATGGLGNAVTGYVAERFGLTPSMLLLSVLPLVSAICTLFLPRQEAIVRGSQSMHAAVEPHATAVAEAGGR
- a CDS encoding DUF87 domain-containing protein — translated: MSNTPDESKPIGVVTEGAFNQGLTVRLNPGTSTEGLRIGSFVVAEGERHRFFCLIADMSLRASDMRIAADPPRDASTFVRRALDGTSTYATVQIKPQLMLDMTRDLSEAGIEPVRTIPMHFAALREANEFDFHTVFGEPDNTHFEMGTPLTMDIPICLDLTKWVQRSNGIFGQSGTGKSFLARLLLCGIVKSQIASNLIFDMHDEYAYGKESEDGVRVKGLRELFGTAIHTYSLDEASTRKRGRSVDGVLKIGLNQIEPEDVLLLAEELNLRATAEATIGLLRDRFRDAWLSHLLDMSVEEAQEFCKQNNAHEGTLTALQRNLKRIARQEYISPLAEFSTIDMMLEHFKRKEHVVLQFGKFNSVLDYMLVSNIITRRVREQYVKLAEEHEQATEGGGEAHPLVITIEEAHKFLNPGVARQTIFGTIARELRKYRVTLMVIDQRPSGIDAEVMSQLGTRVTGKLTDEHDIDAVFTGASGRSTLRGALESLDTKQEVLLIGHAVPMPIQIRTRKYDSDFYKAMGDLTRAERQAQVRKDVDDLFGD
- a CDS encoding NAD-dependent epimerase/dehydratase family protein, with the translated sequence MNFLVTGGTGFIGSALANFLVAQGHQVRAIDDLSAGGERQVLDPRVLFTRGDVRDIPKLWTLLNGVDCVVHLAARVSVPESVLYPVEYNEVNVGGTVSLMAAVRDAGVKRVVLASSGAIYGEQPQQPVSEAMSVNPQTPYAVSKLAAEQYVLAIGALWKIETVILRIFNAYGPGQPLPPAHAPVIPRFLRQVQGGGSLIVYGGGVQSRDFVYIDDVVHALRAAAERPQLNRVVVNVGSGQETSVAQLVSTIESVLGRDAHRIERPGESGGVSRLVADISRARDVLGWSPQTDLRAGLRLMTSQDPRFSVKLPA
- a CDS encoding DUF2007 domain-containing protein, with the protein product MPEPTHELVSVYVAQGHLEAEVVRGRLESEGVPAMLSYESLGLVYGLTLDGLGQVHVRVPGAFAARARAILATPPDPGDADTETEPPST
- a CDS encoding MBL fold metallo-hydrolase — encoded protein: MERISAHCYVFRDSRKTNLGMIVTPRGPVLVDSPLLPDDARALRDAVQHMSTQRPIYIINTDHHLGHALGNWAFPEAQVIAHRHAAHVMLEKYDATFRTRLIESFRSTQPAVALELESLPMPRPTIGAVDEMSLHLDDFTVRIIHVGGHTSGTQLVHVPEEGVLFAGDVVIEGAYPNLGDANSQQWLAALERIATLKPAVIVPGHGNLATTETLAQLDTYIRALVDTVGAYYAAGMSRKDVVSKVKSLDGFPIDVDDRARSEQRLKASLQRVYDEFKERDKQLEKA
- a CDS encoding PEGA domain-containing protein; amino-acid sequence: MLGACGADTQPGGGVLFVTSAPPGANVLVNGEPRGHTPLTVRDLEPGEHEIVLHSEGYEDTQIIVTVRARQTVNATATLRVARRPSGHRLAFFSNRDGAYDLWTVNETGRDPLRWSSHRWVRSPLMVAAAPGGGVIAVNVEEAGGLKTWLISGPRPDLPPNAEPELRALGGDVFRILQWSSDGRSLLMKNMVSQTIWISAPTGTVTQLRIPEAPRGVLTAAFVPDGNSIAYADYENTYLLSLDGLKRQPVAPNGREGNTYLRFSRDGRQLVFASMQKPNAYNAGELFLAEPNGGDPQKLTLAGSQDFDPIWTADGRRIIYVHRENVQQSAADLDPSLLVSNLWVIDLQARTQRPLTAFAGKRVRQPSISTDDQRVTFVCNCSGRDDIWVADFFGGDPYALTQDDAIDSFPMWLW